Below is a genomic region from Spirosoma radiotolerans.
CCAGATCCCTGAAGCGCTTTTTTTATGCGTATGATTTTTCTTATAGGTAGTCGATAATACGACGGCCAACAATGCCATTTTGTAACTCTCTGCGCAACACCGCTTTCCGACGGCGCGGATGGGTCGACACGTACATAACCCGCATTTTGAGCGTAAAACTGATGAGCATGTACAACCCGAACAAACAGCCCAGAATGATTAAGGACAGCGTGTTTGAAATGTTACGGTGCAAAAGCAGGAACATAACCGTATTGAACAGGGAGATTCCGCACAGAACAGCCGTTGCCGCCACGTGCGACAGGCCGTTGTCCAGCAGAATATGGTGCATGTGATTCCGATCGGCCGAAAACGGCGACCGCCCCGCCAAAATCCGGACCAGGAACACCCGTAAGGTATCAAAAATGGGCACAATCAGAATGACGATGGCAATGATGGGTGCATTGAAAAAGGCAGTTGGCTCGTACCGATAGGCTGCGTTTAGGTTAACGAACCGGACCGCAAAGAAAGCCAGCATGAATCCAATGATCAGTGAGCCGGTATTCCCCATGAAGATTTTGCTGGTTTTTGAAAAATTGAACCGTAGGAACCCCAGCAATCCACCGGCCAGCGTAAACGCCATGCAGGCCATTGTAAAATGATTCGTCAGCAAAAACCACGCACCAAACGTGCCACTGGCAATGGTTGAAATACCACCCGCCAGGCCATCAATGCCATCAATGAGGTTGATGGCATTGATCAGCGTAATGAAAATGAAGCAGGTTAAGAAAATACTAATAACGGGCTGGATATGGTGAAACCCCATAATACCGTACATGTAGTCGACCCGAAGATCACCGAACAGAATCAAAATCATGGCTGCCAGCACTTGAAACATAAGTTTCTTGGCCGGATCGATGCCGACCAGATCGTCTTTAATACCGATGAAGAACAGTATTGTCATCCCGGCAATGGACAAATTCGTGGTGTAGATGTCAGTCTGGTCGATGCTGGGCCAGAGGAAATAGGCAATAAGAATGGCTGCAAAGATGGCTATGCCTCCAAAGGTTGGCGTTGGTGTTGAGTGCGACCGGCGGGCGCCGGGGTTTTCCATCAGTGATTTTAACTCAGAAATCTTAATGATAACCGGAATGGCCACAACGGCAACAAAGCAGGCTACCAGAAAAGAGAGCACGCATTGGTACAGGCCGAACGTAAAGTGCTCGTCACCAAATTTATTTTGCAGGAACGCAATCAACAAATCAATATTCATAAGGCGGGACGTTTAGAAACTTGAATGCTCGCTAAATTTTACGGTAATTAGGCGAGGAACGCTACCCAACACAAAACGGGATACCCAATTTGGGGCCTAAGGAGCGTAAAGTTTTTTGGATTATTTAGTTAAACTGGTAAAATCTGATTGAACGGCGTTCTTTATTTATCTAACGTTTCGGGCGGCTTGCTCACATATTGTTTGAGCTTGCGTAAGGGCTTAAGCCAAAAGGTGAAAAAGTAAGGTTTCAAGTCATTCAGTTGCCAGGCTAATTGATCTTCGCGGTTGGCCCGAAGCCGATTCTGTAAACTGCTGTTGCTGATGCCGCCTGCCCGCATAACAATGGTCACTTCATTCATGTACGCAAGTTTGGCTTTATTTTTGTGAATGAAGCGTAACATCAACTCGTAGTCCGCAGCGCTTTTCATATCGAGCCGAAAGAGGCCGTGTTTTTCATACAACCACCGCTTGGCAAAAAACGATAAGTGCCCTGGCATCCAGCCCCATAAAAAGGCATTTTCGCTATACCAGCCTGATCGCCAGTACCGTTTCAGCTTTTTAGTATCGTTCCGGTCTACGTAGAGCATATCGCCATAAACGGCATCGCTGTCCGTTTGCTCAAACGTGGCGACCATGTTCTCGATGACCCGGTTATGTCGGTAGAAATCGTCGGCATTTAACAGGCCGATGATGTCGCCGGTTGCTAGCCGGATTCCTTTGTTCATCGCATCATACAGGCCTTTGTCTGGTTCCGATATAAATCGGGCAACTTTCGTGCCGTATGACTTTACGATGTCCACCGTGCCATCGGTCGATTTCCCGTCTACTATAATATATTCGATGTTGGAGTAAGTTTGGTTTAGAATCGATTCGATACAATCCCGAACAAATTCAGCCCCATTATACACAACCGTTATGATCGATACTTTCACGCCTTGATGTTTCGTTGCCGGACCCAAACGGCCGGATTTCCCTGATAAATACCATATGCTTCCAGCGAGCGGGTCGCGACCGAGTTAACGGCCAGCACCGCATGCGATTCGCAGCGAACACCGGCACAAACGACCGATTTGGCTCCAATCCAGACGCCATCAGCCAGGGTAATTGGCCGGGTTGTCAGATCAAATGTTGACCGGCTATAA
It encodes:
- a CDS encoding glycosyltransferase family 2 protein codes for the protein MKVSIITVVYNGAEFVRDCIESILNQTYSNIEYIIVDGKSTDGTVDIVKSYGTKVARFISEPDKGLYDAMNKGIRLATGDIIGLLNADDFYRHNRVIENMVATFEQTDSDAVYGDMLYVDRNDTKKLKRYWRSGWYSENAFLWGWMPGHLSFFAKRWLYEKHGLFRLDMKSAADYELMLRFIHKNKAKLAYMNEVTIVMRAGGISNSSLQNRLRANREDQLAWQLNDLKPYFFTFWLKPLRKLKQYVSKPPETLDK
- a CDS encoding glycosyltransferase family 4 protein, translated to MNIDLLIAFLQNKFGDEHFTFGLYQCVLSFLVACFVAVVAIPVIIKISELKSLMENPGARRSHSTPTPTFGGIAIFAAILIAYFLWPSIDQTDIYTTNLSIAGMTILFFIGIKDDLVGIDPAKKLMFQVLAAMILILFGDLRVDYMYGIMGFHHIQPVISIFLTCFIFITLINAINLIDGIDGLAGGISTIASGTFGAWFLLTNHFTMACMAFTLAGGLLGFLRFNFSKTSKIFMGNTGSLIIGFMLAFFAVRFVNLNAAYRYEPTAFFNAPIIAIVILIVPIFDTLRVFLVRILAGRSPFSADRNHMHHILLDNGLSHVAATAVLCGISLFNTVMFLLLHRNISNTLSLIILGCLFGLYMLISFTLKMRVMYVSTHPRRRKAVLRRELQNGIVGRRIIDYL